One segment of Amycolatopsis alba DSM 44262 DNA contains the following:
- a CDS encoding DUF6355 family natural product biosynthesis protein: protein MLKQIATRAAVAASVAASAGALMFGAATTASAAEATPQGDLGTMAVCGYYEQGLISYYNHCGPTNVSIHVTYNVGSDEDLCVTPGITKLGYNADNAWYTGLC, encoded by the coding sequence ATGTTGAAGCAGATCGCCACCAGGGCCGCCGTCGCCGCGTCGGTCGCCGCCTCGGCGGGCGCGCTGATGTTCGGCGCCGCCACGACCGCGTCCGCCGCGGAGGCCACTCCCCAGGGCGACCTGGGAACGATGGCCGTGTGCGGCTACTACGAGCAGGGCCTGATCAGCTACTACAACCACTGCGGCCCGACCAACGTCTCGATCCACGTGACCTACAACGTCGGCAGCGACGAGGACCTCTGCGTCACGCCGGGTATCACCAAGCTCGGCTACAACGCCGACAACGCGTGGTACACGGGTCTCTGCTGA
- the sigC gene encoding RNA polymerase sigma factor SigC, giving the protein MAGPRNHDDERVTELALAAARGDRRALEDWVRATQADVWRFVAHLADVGAADDLTQETYLRAFGSLRRFAGRSSSRTWLLSIARRVVVDRIRAASARPKLADVDWEVTAERRGARQAEGVAGFEDLVELRMLLDGLDPERREVLVLTQVLGLSYAEAAEICGCPVGTVRSRVARAREDLLEAGRERDSI; this is encoded by the coding sequence ATGGCCGGTCCGCGCAACCACGACGACGAGCGGGTGACCGAGCTCGCCCTCGCCGCCGCCCGCGGTGACCGGCGGGCGCTCGAAGACTGGGTGCGTGCCACCCAGGCCGACGTCTGGCGCTTCGTCGCACACCTCGCCGACGTCGGCGCCGCGGACGATCTCACTCAGGAGACTTACCTGCGCGCCTTCGGCAGCCTGCGCCGGTTCGCCGGCCGGTCCTCCTCGCGGACCTGGCTCCTGTCGATCGCGCGCCGGGTGGTCGTCGACCGCATCCGGGCGGCATCGGCCCGCCCGAAACTCGCCGACGTCGACTGGGAAGTCACGGCCGAGCGTCGCGGCGCCCGGCAGGCGGAGGGTGTCGCGGGCTTCGAGGACCTGGTGGAGCTGCGGATGCTGCTCGACGGGCTCGACCCGGAACGGCGTGAGGTCCTCGTCCTCACCCAGGTGCTGGGCCTTTCCTACGCCGAGGCCGCCGAGATCTGCGGCTGCCCGGTCGGCACCGTGCGCTCGCGTGTCGCGCGGGCCCGCGAAGACCTGCTCGAAGCGGGCCGGGAACGCGACTCCATCTGA
- a CDS encoding class I SAM-dependent methyltransferase → MTFEDQLTEGAAVPVEGWDFSWFESRATEERPPWGYSRLLGERMAAASAGLDLQTGGGEVLAGIPKPPPVLAATEGWPPNVEVARRTLAPLGGEVAEAEYDAPLPFPDESFDLVSSRHPIENPWREIARVLRPGGTFLSQQIGAGTVRELKEFFLGPQDYGDWTPEVLRVEAEAVGLRVERLEPAKLRMEFFDLAAVVHFLRKVIWIVPGFEVDKYRDRLTELHRLIETDGKFVAHSRRVLVEAVKPGHTFG, encoded by the coding sequence ATGACGTTCGAAGATCAGCTCACCGAAGGAGCGGCCGTCCCGGTCGAAGGCTGGGACTTCTCGTGGTTCGAAAGCCGGGCCACGGAGGAACGGCCGCCGTGGGGGTACTCGCGGCTGCTCGGCGAACGGATGGCGGCGGCTTCGGCGGGGCTGGACCTGCAGACCGGCGGCGGCGAGGTGCTCGCGGGCATCCCGAAACCGCCGCCGGTCCTCGCCGCCACCGAAGGCTGGCCACCGAACGTCGAGGTCGCGCGGAGAACCCTCGCACCACTGGGCGGTGAGGTGGCGGAGGCGGAGTACGACGCGCCTCTGCCGTTCCCCGACGAGTCCTTCGACCTGGTGAGCAGCCGTCATCCGATCGAGAATCCGTGGCGGGAGATCGCCCGCGTGCTGCGGCCGGGCGGAACCTTCCTGTCGCAACAGATCGGCGCCGGCACCGTCCGCGAGCTGAAGGAGTTCTTCCTCGGCCCGCAGGACTACGGCGACTGGACGCCGGAAGTGCTGCGCGTCGAGGCGGAGGCCGTCGGGCTGCGGGTGGAGCGGCTCGAACCGGCGAAACTGCGGATGGAGTTCTTCGATCTCGCGGCCGTCGTCCATTTCCTCCGGAAGGTGATCTGGATCGTGCCGGGGTTCGAAGTGGACAAGTACCGCGACAGACTCACGGAACTCCATCGGCTGATCGAGACCGACGGGAAGTTCGTCGCCCATTCCCGGCGAGTGCTGGTGGAGGCCGTCAAGCCTGGCCACACCTTCGGGTGA
- a CDS encoding ArsR/SmtB family transcription factor, producing the protein MLRIYFSTDDLLRIRLLAEPHRMWEILLSLHLVQTDQDQPVFGGWRRKLRPRLPSSTGLLTALARPTGYSPDFLTPSGDIPDLETGIDLLLGTTRTRLKTDIAELARHRVLPTWVAGIADGEVESLRRLAAALRAYHREAIEPFWPGIRHHVELDRRSRADVVASVGFEAVLAGLHPAVRWRSPVLEVDYPVDQDLHLDGRGLVLAPSFFCWGGPITTLSGDSATPMLVYPVERSPGWSATTDEEAMRARSLTALLGRTRATVLRTIADLPQVNTTDLANALGISLAGASQHTTVLRNAGLVQTARTNGAAVHRISRRGSALLRP; encoded by the coding sequence ATGCTGCGCATATACTTTTCCACGGATGATCTGCTCAGGATCCGGCTACTGGCCGAACCACATCGGATGTGGGAGATCCTGCTGAGCCTTCATCTGGTCCAGACCGATCAGGACCAGCCGGTTTTCGGCGGTTGGCGGCGGAAGCTGCGGCCTCGGCTGCCGTCGAGCACGGGGCTGCTCACCGCGCTGGCGAGACCCACGGGCTACTCGCCGGACTTCCTCACGCCGTCCGGCGACATCCCCGATCTGGAGACCGGGATCGACCTGCTCCTCGGTACCACGAGGACGAGGTTGAAGACCGACATCGCCGAACTCGCCCGGCACCGGGTGCTGCCGACCTGGGTGGCCGGGATCGCCGACGGCGAGGTGGAGTCGCTGAGACGGCTGGCCGCCGCCTTGCGCGCGTACCACCGCGAGGCCATCGAGCCGTTCTGGCCGGGTATCCGCCACCACGTCGAGCTGGACCGGCGGAGCAGGGCGGATGTCGTCGCCTCCGTCGGCTTCGAGGCAGTCCTCGCCGGGCTGCACCCCGCCGTCCGGTGGCGGTCGCCGGTGCTCGAGGTCGACTATCCCGTCGACCAGGATCTGCACCTCGACGGCCGCGGTCTCGTCCTGGCGCCGTCGTTCTTCTGCTGGGGCGGTCCCATCACGACGCTCTCCGGCGACTCCGCCACACCCATGCTGGTCTACCCCGTCGAACGGTCGCCGGGCTGGTCGGCGACCACGGACGAGGAGGCGATGCGTGCCCGCTCGCTGACCGCCCTGCTCGGCCGGACCAGGGCCACCGTGCTGCGGACGATCGCCGATCTGCCGCAGGTCAACACCACTGATCTCGCCAATGCGCTCGGCATCTCCCTCGCCGGCGCCAGCCAGCACACGACCGTGCTGCGCAACGCGGGCCTGGTGCAGACGGCACGGACGAACGGCGCGGCGGTACACCGGATCTCGCGAAGAGGTTCCGCATTGCTCCGGCCGTGA
- a CDS encoding ROK family transcriptional regulator, whose amino-acid sequence MVGAESPPVGTPAGMRKINQRAVLDLLRRSGPATRPQVAKDTGLSKPTVSQALLALEAAGLARATGHTSTGTGRSAVLYEADPTAGYVLGVDIGREHLRVAVSDLGHTVVARRDERNTSRSGTALVSAVGALAAATVREAGLSQADIVVRVLGSPGVADPAKRCFRHAPNLPGWGKAGLLDELEGVLGPDLMVENDANLTAVGEWERGAARGASVFACITIGTGVGMGVMVNGAVFRGATGAAGEIGYLPYGQSHAADAPPVRGHLEEATAAQSVVRGARELGLGTAKSAREVFRLARDGDELALRAVEAEADRLAYTVASVAAVIDPELIVLGGGIGTAADLLLDPIDRALRSFTPLVPSVVQGELGDDGVLTGAISVGLRAAEGLVFERKVGVA is encoded by the coding sequence GTGGTTGGCGCAGAAAGTCCGCCCGTCGGCACCCCCGCCGGGATGCGGAAGATCAACCAGCGCGCCGTGCTGGACCTCCTGCGCCGTAGCGGCCCCGCCACGCGGCCGCAGGTCGCCAAGGACACCGGTCTTTCGAAACCCACGGTGAGCCAAGCGTTACTGGCCCTCGAGGCGGCTGGGCTCGCCAGGGCGACCGGGCACACCTCGACCGGCACCGGCCGGTCCGCCGTCCTCTACGAAGCGGATCCCACGGCCGGATACGTCCTCGGTGTCGACATCGGGCGCGAGCATCTCCGCGTCGCCGTCTCGGATCTCGGCCACACCGTGGTCGCCCGCCGTGACGAGCGGAACACGTCGCGTTCGGGCACCGCGCTCGTCAGCGCCGTGGGCGCCCTAGCGGCGGCGACGGTGCGCGAAGCCGGGCTGAGCCAGGCCGACATCGTCGTGCGCGTCCTCGGCTCGCCCGGTGTCGCGGATCCGGCCAAGCGCTGCTTCCGGCACGCGCCGAACCTGCCCGGCTGGGGCAAGGCGGGCCTGCTCGACGAACTCGAAGGCGTCCTCGGCCCGGATCTCATGGTCGAGAACGACGCGAACCTCACCGCCGTCGGCGAATGGGAACGCGGTGCCGCGCGTGGCGCGTCCGTCTTCGCCTGCATCACCATCGGGACCGGCGTCGGCATGGGTGTGATGGTCAACGGCGCGGTCTTCCGCGGCGCGACGGGCGCGGCGGGCGAAATCGGCTACCTGCCCTACGGCCAATCGCACGCGGCGGACGCGCCTCCGGTCCGCGGGCACCTCGAAGAGGCGACGGCGGCACAGTCCGTCGTCCGCGGCGCGCGCGAACTCGGCCTCGGCACGGCGAAATCGGCCCGCGAGGTCTTCCGGCTCGCCCGCGACGGCGACGAACTCGCCCTTCGCGCCGTCGAAGCGGAGGCGGACAGGCTCGCGTACACCGTGGCGTCGGTGGCGGCGGTGATCGACCCGGAACTGATCGTGCTCGGCGGCGGCATCGGCACCGCGGCCGATCTGCTCCTCGACCCGATCGACCGCGCCCTGCGCTCGTTCACCCCGCTCGTCCCCTCGGTCGTCCAGGGCGAACTCGGCGACGACGGTGTGCTGACCGGCGCGATCAGCGTCGGGCTGCGCGCCGCCGAAGGCCTGGTCTTCGAACGGAAGGTCGGCGTGGCCTAA
- the mgrA gene encoding L-glyceraldehyde 3-phosphate reductase — translation MSTYVAAEGRYESIPYRRTGRSGLKLPAISLGLWHNFGNDKPLGTQRDIARRAFDLGITHFDLANNYGPPYGSAEENFGRLLASDFKPYRDELVVSTKAGYDMWPGPYGEWGSRKYLLSSLDQSLGRMGLDYVDIFYSHRFDPETPLEETVGALDTAVRSGRALYVGISSYSSEKTAEAARLLRELGTPLLIHQPSYSMFNRWLEGDKLLDTLEAEGAGCIAFSPLAQGLLTSRYLDGVPENSRAAQGKSLNPDTITENTVGKIRALNEIAQRRGQTLAQLALAWGLRDPRMTSVLIGASSVAQLEDNVGALKNLHFTHEELAEIDRYATEADINLWKRSTDAG, via the coding sequence GTGAGCACCTACGTCGCGGCCGAGGGCCGGTACGAGAGCATCCCCTATCGCCGCACCGGGCGCAGCGGCCTGAAGCTGCCCGCGATCTCGCTGGGCCTGTGGCACAACTTCGGGAACGACAAGCCGCTGGGCACGCAGCGGGACATCGCGCGGCGCGCGTTCGACCTGGGCATCACCCATTTCGACCTCGCCAACAACTACGGCCCGCCCTACGGCTCGGCCGAGGAGAACTTCGGCAGGCTGCTGGCCTCGGACTTCAAGCCGTACCGCGACGAGCTGGTGGTCTCGACCAAGGCGGGCTACGACATGTGGCCGGGCCCGTACGGCGAATGGGGTTCGCGCAAGTACCTGCTGTCCTCTTTGGACCAGTCGCTCGGCCGGATGGGCCTGGACTACGTCGACATCTTCTACTCGCACCGCTTCGATCCCGAGACACCGCTCGAGGAGACCGTCGGCGCGCTCGACACCGCCGTCCGCTCCGGGCGCGCGCTGTACGTCGGCATCTCGTCGTACTCGTCGGAGAAGACCGCCGAGGCCGCGCGGCTGCTGCGGGAGCTGGGCACGCCGCTGCTGATCCACCAGCCGTCGTACTCGATGTTCAACCGCTGGCTCGAAGGCGACAAGCTGCTCGACACGCTCGAAGCCGAAGGCGCGGGCTGTATCGCCTTCTCACCGCTGGCGCAGGGCCTGCTGACCAGCCGCTACCTCGACGGCGTTCCGGAGAATTCCCGCGCGGCGCAAGGGAAGTCACTCAACCCGGACACGATCACCGAGAACACCGTCGGCAAGATCCGGGCGCTGAACGAGATCGCCCAGCGGCGTGGTCAGACGCTGGCGCAGCTCGCGCTGGCGTGGGGCCTGCGCGACCCGCGGATGACGTCGGTGCTGATCGGCGCGAGCAGCGTCGCCCAGCTGGAGGACAACGTCGGCGCGCTGAAGAACCTGCACTTCACCCACGAAGAGCTGGCCGAGATCGACCGCTACGCCACCGAGGCCGACATCAACCTGTGGAAGCGGTCGACCGACGCCGGATAG
- a CDS encoding (2Fe-2S)-binding protein, giving the protein MPNYTFTVNGKTVTVDAPANLPMLWALRDKLGVRGPKYGCGINVCKACTSHLDGEAFNPCVTPVSDCSGKDVTTIEGLADGEDLHPVQEAWLEQDVAQCGYCQPGQIMAAVALLKKTKNPTDAEIDAIQNVCRCGTYFRIREAIKSAAAKM; this is encoded by the coding sequence ATGCCCAATTACACCTTCACGGTGAACGGGAAGACCGTCACCGTCGACGCGCCCGCGAATCTGCCCATGCTGTGGGCGCTGCGGGACAAGCTCGGCGTCCGCGGCCCGAAGTACGGCTGCGGGATCAACGTCTGCAAGGCCTGCACGAGCCACCTCGACGGCGAGGCGTTCAACCCGTGCGTGACGCCGGTGTCCGACTGCTCGGGCAAGGACGTCACCACCATCGAAGGCCTCGCCGACGGGGAGGACCTGCACCCGGTGCAGGAGGCGTGGCTGGAGCAGGATGTCGCGCAGTGCGGCTACTGTCAGCCGGGGCAGATCATGGCCGCGGTGGCGCTGCTGAAGAAGACGAAGAACCCGACGGACGCCGAGATCGACGCGATCCAGAACGTCTGCCGGTGCGGCACCTACTTCCGGATCCGCGAAGCCATCAAGAGCGCGGCCGCGAAGATGTGA
- a CDS encoding PucR family transcriptional regulator, which yields MHYRTVLREGSAFVVAELAVEVEKQLPGLIDSTVEQIRAEMPVYHDAQFVSLAELRTSVRNNLESVMRTLRGSEEPDLAQARATGRARALQGAPLPELLRAYRIGLTEVWNRFVELTASGEHQDLRGLVAATSAIWALIDDYAEALTTTYRDTTAEVMLAHQSRRSALVEALFAGGAAIEGTLWDIARVLELSLDGTYVVVAAETPRVGHEPLPQIENRLRDRHHASAWRLTPDLQVGVVSMRDPSASQVIIELLRENQTGRIGVSPVFTGLGNTSRALHLARVALSSLMPGSTGMVQFNESPLAGLVASAPEASVQLAHHVLRPVLDLPGDDRNVLLLTLRAWFECQGSTKLTSERMFCHPNTIRHRLKRISEELGRSLTDPADIAELGAALRALHMFPDTSHLPSPRYPPR from the coding sequence ATGCACTATCGAACTGTGCTCCGCGAAGGCTCGGCCTTCGTCGTGGCCGAACTGGCCGTCGAGGTCGAAAAACAGCTGCCAGGGCTCATCGACTCCACCGTCGAGCAGATCCGCGCCGAAATGCCCGTGTATCACGACGCGCAGTTCGTCTCCTTGGCCGAACTGCGGACTTCGGTGCGGAACAACCTCGAGTCCGTCATGCGGACCCTGCGCGGCAGCGAAGAACCCGATCTCGCGCAGGCACGGGCGACCGGGCGCGCGCGGGCGTTGCAGGGCGCGCCGCTGCCGGAACTCCTGCGGGCGTACCGGATCGGGCTCACCGAGGTGTGGAACCGGTTCGTCGAACTGACCGCTTCGGGCGAGCATCAGGATCTCCGCGGTCTCGTCGCCGCGACGTCGGCGATCTGGGCGCTGATCGACGATTACGCCGAGGCGCTGACGACGACCTATCGCGACACCACCGCCGAAGTCATGCTGGCGCATCAAAGCAGGCGCTCCGCGTTGGTCGAGGCACTGTTCGCGGGCGGCGCGGCCATTGAAGGCACGCTGTGGGACATCGCGCGCGTGCTGGAACTCTCGCTCGACGGGACCTACGTGGTCGTCGCGGCGGAGACCCCGCGTGTCGGGCACGAACCGTTGCCCCAGATCGAAAACCGGCTCCGCGACCGGCATCACGCGTCCGCCTGGCGGCTGACCCCGGACCTTCAGGTCGGCGTCGTGTCCATGCGGGATCCGTCGGCGTCCCAGGTGATCATCGAGCTGCTGCGGGAGAACCAGACCGGCCGGATTGGGGTCAGCCCGGTGTTCACCGGTCTCGGGAACACCTCCCGCGCGCTGCACCTCGCGCGGGTCGCGCTCTCCAGCCTCATGCCGGGAAGCACGGGAATGGTGCAGTTCAACGAATCCCCGCTCGCCGGGCTCGTCGCCAGCGCGCCGGAGGCGTCGGTCCAGCTCGCGCACCACGTGCTGCGGCCTGTCCTGGACCTGCCCGGCGACGACCGGAACGTGCTGCTGCTGACGTTGCGCGCGTGGTTCGAATGCCAGGGCTCCACGAAACTGACGTCGGAGCGGATGTTCTGCCACCCCAACACGATCCGGCACCGGCTGAAGCGGATTTCCGAGGAGCTGGGCCGTTCGCTGACCGACCCGGCCGACATCGCCGAGCTCGGCGCGGCCCTGCGCGCGCTCCACATGTTCCCGGACACCTCGCATCTGCCTTCGCCGAGGTATCCGCCGCGCTAG
- a CDS encoding xanthine dehydrogenase family protein molybdopterin-binding subunit, with amino-acid sequence MASPTTTEGQDPGGLGRRRFLSFLVAAPTLTIATKIGIDTVAPEEAEAVIPTLPGPAEILDLGDVLILSNAPTAGLLVLEVREDGRVRLELPRTEVGQGITTANAMLAAEELDLPLDRVDVVLSDARPELLFNQLTGGSNTMRSLYTPVRTAAAAARARLVATAAQQWGAKADRLSTRDGAVIAPDGRRLDYGALSRPAARADLGKLAATPKAESAHKLVGTPQSRKDARAMVTGQLKYTLDLDIPGAKPAMVRRPPTINGTVKKVNNEAAVRAMPGILDIAVIKTGVAVLAETFGQALDGKNALDVTWNSGTVDGENNATIKKKLQAAALPFVVPPLLTQYVDGEFDFAFASHAPLETNSAVADVREDSATIWSGMKVPILAKQNIAQELGLPANKVTVHVQQAGGSFGRRLFSDGAIEAARISKAMKRPVRLMWSRIDDMRHGRARAASHHKIRATFALGQVLTFEHRVASVETDWGHGLGEVLTAFAAELPVGGNLSFAQTVFLLTVKSPYNFGVTTQLLNEVPVDFHTGAWRSVYSSSTRGAEEIMVDEIAAKLGKDPVAFRREFIKNDRQRAVLDKVAELGEWGKKMPKGFAQGVAVHGEYKSYTACLVEMDARDPKNPRVTKATIAVDVGKPINPRGIEAQMLGGLTDGISTTLTAGLHIDKGLPLEGSYSQFHYARQKNSPMDVKVHVMPETGEIGGAGELGVPAPVGAIGNAYARATGIKPRSFPINFPVDFEPFPR; translated from the coding sequence ATGGCCAGTCCCACCACGACCGAGGGCCAGGACCCCGGCGGCCTCGGCCGTCGCCGGTTCCTGAGTTTCCTCGTCGCCGCGCCCACCCTCACGATCGCCACGAAGATCGGCATCGACACCGTCGCGCCCGAAGAGGCCGAAGCGGTGATTCCGACCCTGCCCGGACCGGCCGAGATCCTCGACCTCGGCGACGTCCTGATCCTCTCGAACGCCCCCACCGCCGGTCTCCTCGTGCTCGAAGTCCGCGAAGACGGCCGGGTGCGGCTGGAACTGCCGCGGACCGAGGTCGGCCAGGGCATCACCACCGCGAACGCGATGCTGGCCGCCGAGGAGCTGGACCTGCCGCTCGACCGCGTCGACGTCGTGCTGTCCGACGCCCGCCCGGAACTGCTGTTCAACCAGCTGACCGGCGGTTCCAACACGATGCGCTCGCTGTACACCCCGGTCCGGACCGCCGCGGCCGCCGCCCGCGCCCGCCTGGTCGCGACCGCCGCGCAGCAGTGGGGCGCCAAGGCCGACCGGCTGTCCACAAGGGACGGCGCGGTGATCGCGCCCGACGGCCGCCGCCTCGATTACGGCGCGCTGTCCAGGCCCGCCGCCCGCGCCGACCTCGGCAAGCTCGCCGCGACCCCGAAGGCGGAGTCCGCGCACAAGCTGGTCGGCACGCCGCAGTCGCGCAAAGACGCCCGCGCGATGGTCACCGGGCAGCTGAAGTACACGCTCGACCTGGACATCCCCGGCGCGAAACCGGCCATGGTCCGCCGTCCGCCGACGATCAACGGCACGGTCAAGAAGGTCAACAACGAGGCCGCCGTCCGCGCGATGCCGGGCATCCTCGACATCGCCGTCATCAAGACCGGGGTCGCGGTGCTGGCCGAGACCTTCGGACAGGCGCTCGACGGAAAGAACGCCCTCGACGTCACCTGGAACAGCGGCACCGTCGACGGCGAGAACAACGCGACGATCAAGAAGAAGCTGCAGGCCGCGGCGCTGCCGTTCGTCGTGCCGCCGCTGCTGACCCAGTACGTCGACGGCGAATTCGACTTCGCCTTCGCCAGTCACGCGCCGCTGGAGACCAACTCGGCGGTCGCCGACGTCCGCGAGGACAGCGCGACCATCTGGTCTGGCATGAAGGTCCCGATCCTCGCGAAGCAGAACATCGCGCAGGAACTCGGGCTGCCGGCGAACAAGGTCACCGTGCACGTCCAGCAGGCGGGCGGCTCGTTCGGCCGCAGGCTGTTCTCCGACGGCGCGATCGAGGCCGCGCGGATCTCGAAGGCGATGAAGCGGCCGGTGCGACTGATGTGGAGCCGCATCGACGACATGCGCCACGGCCGCGCCCGTGCCGCGAGCCACCACAAGATCCGCGCCACCTTCGCGCTCGGCCAGGTCCTCACCTTCGAACACCGCGTCGCCAGCGTCGAAACCGACTGGGGTCACGGGCTCGGCGAAGTCCTGACCGCCTTCGCCGCCGAACTCCCGGTCGGCGGAAACCTGAGCTTCGCGCAGACTGTGTTCCTGCTGACGGTGAAGTCGCCGTACAACTTCGGTGTCACCACGCAGCTGCTCAACGAGGTCCCGGTCGACTTCCACACCGGCGCCTGGCGGTCGGTGTACTCGTCGAGCACGCGCGGCGCGGAAGAGATCATGGTCGACGAGATCGCCGCGAAACTCGGCAAGGACCCGGTGGCGTTCCGGCGCGAGTTCATCAAGAACGACCGGCAGCGCGCCGTGCTCGACAAGGTCGCCGAACTCGGCGAGTGGGGCAAGAAGATGCCCAAGGGCTTCGCACAGGGTGTCGCCGTGCACGGCGAGTACAAGTCGTACACCGCCTGCCTGGTCGAGATGGACGCCCGCGACCCGAAGAACCCGCGCGTCACCAAGGCGACCATCGCCGTCGACGTCGGCAAGCCGATCAACCCGCGCGGGATCGAGGCGCAGATGCTCGGCGGCCTGACCGACGGCATCTCCACGACGTTGACCGCCGGGCTGCACATCGACAAGGGGCTGCCGCTGGAAGGCAGCTACTCGCAGTTCCACTACGCGCGGCAGAAGAACTCGCCGATGGACGTCAAGGTGCACGTGATGCCGGAGACGGGCGAGATCGGCGGCGCCGGGGAACTCGGCGTGCCCGCGCCGGTCGGCGCGATCGGGAACGCCTACGCGCGGGCCACCGGGATCAAACCGCGCAGCTTCCCGATCAACTTCCCGGTCGACTTCGAACCCTTCCCCCGCTGA
- a CDS encoding zf-HC2 domain-containing protein, giving the protein MKCETCREALSARLDGETEPAPSAVVDRHVAGCAACRSWLARAERLHRTLLLRPAPPVPDLTAVILERTPAPPGEGWTARIALAVVAIAQLALAFAQLLGVEDHAAGHGTESLIGHLSHESSAWNLAVGVGLGWAAFRTKAAAGQLPALTGFVALLLALSAGDLVTGQVTAGRVLTHGLVVLGVLLLYVVNRQHRLRNLPSPATTADSSDSYPAETSHETEEAPERSRQHRGFRRPASRHVA; this is encoded by the coding sequence GTGAAGTGCGAGACTTGCCGTGAAGCCCTGTCGGCCCGGCTCGACGGCGAAACCGAACCCGCCCCGTCCGCGGTGGTCGACCGGCATGTGGCCGGGTGCGCGGCCTGCCGGTCGTGGCTCGCCCGCGCCGAGCGGTTGCACCGGACGCTGCTGCTGCGCCCGGCTCCCCCGGTCCCGGACCTCACCGCCGTCATCCTGGAGCGCACCCCCGCCCCACCGGGTGAGGGCTGGACCGCCCGGATCGCCCTTGCCGTGGTCGCCATCGCGCAGCTCGCGCTCGCCTTCGCCCAGCTGCTGGGCGTCGAGGACCACGCCGCGGGACACGGCACGGAGTCCCTGATCGGGCACCTTTCGCACGAGAGCAGCGCGTGGAACCTCGCTGTCGGTGTCGGACTCGGCTGGGCGGCCTTCCGCACGAAGGCGGCGGCCGGGCAGCTGCCCGCGCTGACCGGTTTCGTCGCGCTGCTCCTGGCGCTGTCCGCGGGCGATCTCGTCACCGGGCAGGTCACCGCCGGTCGCGTGCTCACGCACGGACTGGTCGTCCTCGGAGTCCTGCTGCTGTACGTGGTGAACCGGCAGCACCGCCTGCGCAACCTCCCCAGTCCGGCGACGACGGCCGACAGCTCGGATTCCTACCCCGCGGAAACGAGTCACGAGACCGAAGAAGCCCCCGAGCGATCACGTCAGCACCGGGGATTCCGGCGTCCGGCGAGCCGTCACGTCGCTTGA
- a CDS encoding YafY family protein → MANTSARMLRLLSLLQTHRFWSGIELSDKLEVSERTLRRDVERLRELGYPVNASRGVAGGYQLRSGTVMPPLLLDDEEAVAIAVGLRTAAGGSVEGIEETSVRALTKVVQVMPPRLRRRVDALQAYTTPAAVTGPRVNAASLTVIAQACRDDERLKFDYAARGGEESARLVEPHRLVSLGRRWYLVAWDLDRADWRTFRVDRLSEPRTTGARYRPREIPGGDAVKFVEAQIKARPTTHTLVVRVEAPKARVEAAVRYVGGMLEAIDETSCCLTMNVDTFDWPVLILAAIGAPFEVEAPSAFKDHLGTVASLFSRASGDGNASGGEG, encoded by the coding sequence ATGGCGAACACGAGTGCGCGGATGCTGCGATTGCTGTCCCTTCTGCAGACACACCGCTTCTGGTCGGGGATCGAACTGAGCGACAAGCTCGAAGTGAGCGAGCGGACGCTACGGCGTGACGTCGAGCGCCTGCGCGAGCTGGGCTATCCGGTCAACGCGAGCCGCGGCGTCGCGGGCGGCTACCAGCTGAGGTCGGGCACGGTCATGCCGCCGCTGCTGCTGGACGACGAGGAGGCCGTGGCGATCGCGGTCGGCCTGCGGACGGCGGCGGGCGGTTCGGTGGAGGGCATCGAGGAGACGTCGGTCCGGGCGCTGACGAAGGTCGTCCAGGTGATGCCGCCCCGGCTGCGCAGGCGCGTCGACGCCCTCCAGGCGTACACGACACCCGCCGCCGTCACCGGTCCACGGGTCAACGCCGCCAGCCTGACGGTGATCGCGCAGGCCTGCCGGGACGACGAGCGGCTGAAGTTCGACTACGCGGCGCGCGGCGGCGAGGAGTCCGCGCGGCTGGTCGAGCCGCATCGGCTCGTCTCACTCGGACGGCGCTGGTATCTGGTGGCGTGGGACCTCGACAGGGCGGACTGGCGCACCTTCCGCGTCGACAGGCTCAGCGAGCCGAGGACGACCGGCGCCCGCTACCGGCCGCGCGAGATCCCCGGCGGGGACGCGGTGAAGTTCGTCGAGGCCCAGATCAAGGCCAGGCCGACCACGCACACGCTGGTCGTCCGGGTCGAGGCGCCGAAAGCACGGGTCGAGGCGGCGGTGCGGTACGTCGGCGGCATGCTCGAAGCGATCGACGAGACGTCCTGCTGCCTGACGATGAACGTCGACACCTTCGACTGGCCCGTGCTGATCCTCGCCGCCATCGGGGCGCCCTTCGAGGTCGAGGCGCCTTCGGCGTTCAAAGATCACCTCGGCACCGTCGCCAGTCTCTTCTCCCGTGCGTCCGGAGACGGAAACGCAAGCGGCGGTGAAGGGTGA